The proteins below come from a single Sorghum bicolor cultivar BTx623 chromosome 4, Sorghum_bicolor_NCBIv3, whole genome shotgun sequence genomic window:
- the LOC8073961 gene encoding ceramide kinase isoform X1: protein MQDGGEVLFLDGVGDVAVTVGRNGLSVQPLHPELVSSCWSSITLQPKLDSQIKFSDLYAIEMLDKGPICGPWSTRTTIQGKKNIEMHRFVVHGITRRRKHPSPWVPCEYIFGHKDLKICTDWFERLISCINNEGGRPKNLMVFVHPLCGKGRGVRNWETVSPLFIRAKIKTKVIVTQRAGHAYDTLSSLSDIELKAFDGVVAVGGDGLFNEILNGILSSRHKVSYPPTPEGFGYVRGNDNCEEQTRKWINSSIPTPDSGNAMFPGNASKSDDQEPLLSTSNPTGLEIPSLNSTKEPCIGDQDNLVAFPNDWFRLGIIPSGSTDAIVLSTTGERDPVTSALLIILGRRVPLDIAQVVRWKSSPTAEVLPTVRYAASFAGYGFYGEVIRESEKYRWMGPARYDFSGTMVFLKHRSYEAKVAFLETPYTHSLTASAEDDVTGAQPLQSLWNKPRKIICRTNCSVCKEASTSGQNSEDVSDNSRTLCKNQKWVWSEGRFLSVGAAIISCRNERAPDGLVADAHLSDGFLHLLLIRDCPLPLYLWHLTQFTKKGLDPLSFKFVEHHKTPAFTFISSHDESIWNLDGEMFQASEVSVQACRGLVNLFASGPEV from the exons GAACTGGTCTCTTCATGTTGGTCATCCATTACACTGCAGCCTAAATTAGACAGCCAAATCAAGTTTTCAGATCTTTATGCCATAGAGATGCTTGATAAGGGTCCTATTTGTGGGCCTTGGAGTACAAGGACTACTATTCAAGGCAAGAAAAATATCGAG ATGCACCGCTTTGTTGTACATGGTATTACCAGAAGAAGGAAACACCCTTCTCCATGGGTACCTTGTGAATATATTTTTGGTCACAAAGACTTGAAGATATGCACAGATTGGTTTGAGCGTCTCATTTCATGCATAAACAATGAAGGCGGTAGACCAAAGAACCTAATG GTATTTGTTCATCCATTATGTGGAAAAGGTAGAGGGGTCAGGAACTGGGAAACAGTGTCTCCATTATTTATTAGagcgaaaataaaaacaaag GTGATAGTGACACAGAGAGCAGGGCATGCATATGACacactatcatcattatcagatATAGAATTGAAGGCATTTGATGGTGTTGTTGCAGTG GGTGGTGACGGTCTATTTAATGAAATTCTGAATGGGATACTTAGTTCGAGGCACAAGGTTTCTTATCCCCCAACTCCTGAGGGGTTTGGATATGTTCGGGGCAATGATAACTGTGAAGAACAGACAAGAAAATGGATAAACTCTAGTATACCCACACCAGATTCTGGGAATGCCATGTTTCCAGGGAATGCAAGTAAATCTGATGACCAAGAACCTCTTCTTTCAACTTCAAATCCTACAGGACTAGAGATACCATCATTAA ATTCTACTAAAGAACCATGCATTGGAG ATCAGGATAACTTAGTTGCCTTCCCAAATGATTGGTTTAGGCTTGGCATAATTCCTTCTGGCTCAACTGATGCTATTGTTCTCAG CACAACTGGGGAGAGAGATCCTGTGACCTCTGCTCTGCTTATTATTCTCGGCAGAAGGGTGCCACTCGATATAGCTCAAGTAGTCAGATGGAAAAGTAGCCCAACAGCTGAGGTCTTGCCTACTGTACGCTATGCTGCTTCATTTGCAGG ATATGGCTTTTATGGAGAAGTTATCAGGGAGAGCGAAAAGTACCGGTGGATGGGTCCTGCACGCTATGACTTTTCTGGAACAATGGTCTTTCTGAAGCATAG GTCATACGAGGCAAAGGTTGCTTTTCTCGAGACTCCATACACTCATTCACTTACAGCATCAGCAGAGGATGATGTAACTGGAGCACAACCACTACAATCTCTTTGGAACAAACCTCGCAAAATAATCTGCAGAACAAATTGCTCTGTATGCAAAGAGGCTTCAACATCTGGACAAAATTCAGAAGATGTTTCAGACAACTCCAGAACATTATGCAAGAACCAGAAGTGGGTCTGGTCCGAAGGACGTTTCCTCAGCGTTGGTGCAGCTATCATTTCATGTCGTAATGAAAGAGCCCCTGATGGCCTGGTAGCTGACGCACACCTTTCGGATGGGTTTCTTCATCTTCTGCTCATAAGAGACTGCCCTCTTCCCCTTTACTTGTG GCATCTAACACAATTTACCAAGAAGGGTTTGGATCCTCTGAGCTTCAAGTTTGTTGAGCATCACAAG ACACCAGCATTTACCTTTATCTCATCACATGATGAAAGTATCTGGAACTTGGACGGAGAGATGTTTCAGGCGAGTGAGGTATCTGTCCAAGCTTGCCGGGGCCTTGTCAACCTGTTTGCTTCGGGGCCAGAGGTGTAG
- the LOC8073961 gene encoding ceramide kinase isoform X2, whose amino-acid sequence MHRFVVHGITRRRKHPSPWVPCEYIFGHKDLKICTDWFERLISCINNEGGRPKNLMVFVHPLCGKGRGVRNWETVSPLFIRAKIKTKVIVTQRAGHAYDTLSSLSDIELKAFDGVVAVGGDGLFNEILNGILSSRHKVSYPPTPEGFGYVRGNDNCEEQTRKWINSSIPTPDSGNAMFPGNASKSDDQEPLLSTSNPTGLEIPSLNSTKEPCIGDQDNLVAFPNDWFRLGIIPSGSTDAIVLSTTGERDPVTSALLIILGRRVPLDIAQVVRWKSSPTAEVLPTVRYAASFAGYGFYGEVIRESEKYRWMGPARYDFSGTMVFLKHRSYEAKVAFLETPYTHSLTASAEDDVTGAQPLQSLWNKPRKIICRTNCSVCKEASTSGQNSEDVSDNSRTLCKNQKWVWSEGRFLSVGAAIISCRNERAPDGLVADAHLSDGFLHLLLIRDCPLPLYLWHLTQFTKKGLDPLSFKFVEHHKTPAFTFISSHDESIWNLDGEMFQASEVSVQACRGLVNLFASGPEV is encoded by the exons ATGCACCGCTTTGTTGTACATGGTATTACCAGAAGAAGGAAACACCCTTCTCCATGGGTACCTTGTGAATATATTTTTGGTCACAAAGACTTGAAGATATGCACAGATTGGTTTGAGCGTCTCATTTCATGCATAAACAATGAAGGCGGTAGACCAAAGAACCTAATG GTATTTGTTCATCCATTATGTGGAAAAGGTAGAGGGGTCAGGAACTGGGAAACAGTGTCTCCATTATTTATTAGagcgaaaataaaaacaaag GTGATAGTGACACAGAGAGCAGGGCATGCATATGACacactatcatcattatcagatATAGAATTGAAGGCATTTGATGGTGTTGTTGCAGTG GGTGGTGACGGTCTATTTAATGAAATTCTGAATGGGATACTTAGTTCGAGGCACAAGGTTTCTTATCCCCCAACTCCTGAGGGGTTTGGATATGTTCGGGGCAATGATAACTGTGAAGAACAGACAAGAAAATGGATAAACTCTAGTATACCCACACCAGATTCTGGGAATGCCATGTTTCCAGGGAATGCAAGTAAATCTGATGACCAAGAACCTCTTCTTTCAACTTCAAATCCTACAGGACTAGAGATACCATCATTAA ATTCTACTAAAGAACCATGCATTGGAG ATCAGGATAACTTAGTTGCCTTCCCAAATGATTGGTTTAGGCTTGGCATAATTCCTTCTGGCTCAACTGATGCTATTGTTCTCAG CACAACTGGGGAGAGAGATCCTGTGACCTCTGCTCTGCTTATTATTCTCGGCAGAAGGGTGCCACTCGATATAGCTCAAGTAGTCAGATGGAAAAGTAGCCCAACAGCTGAGGTCTTGCCTACTGTACGCTATGCTGCTTCATTTGCAGG ATATGGCTTTTATGGAGAAGTTATCAGGGAGAGCGAAAAGTACCGGTGGATGGGTCCTGCACGCTATGACTTTTCTGGAACAATGGTCTTTCTGAAGCATAG GTCATACGAGGCAAAGGTTGCTTTTCTCGAGACTCCATACACTCATTCACTTACAGCATCAGCAGAGGATGATGTAACTGGAGCACAACCACTACAATCTCTTTGGAACAAACCTCGCAAAATAATCTGCAGAACAAATTGCTCTGTATGCAAAGAGGCTTCAACATCTGGACAAAATTCAGAAGATGTTTCAGACAACTCCAGAACATTATGCAAGAACCAGAAGTGGGTCTGGTCCGAAGGACGTTTCCTCAGCGTTGGTGCAGCTATCATTTCATGTCGTAATGAAAGAGCCCCTGATGGCCTGGTAGCTGACGCACACCTTTCGGATGGGTTTCTTCATCTTCTGCTCATAAGAGACTGCCCTCTTCCCCTTTACTTGTG GCATCTAACACAATTTACCAAGAAGGGTTTGGATCCTCTGAGCTTCAAGTTTGTTGAGCATCACAAG ACACCAGCATTTACCTTTATCTCATCACATGATGAAAGTATCTGGAACTTGGACGGAGAGATGTTTCAGGCGAGTGAGGTATCTGTCCAAGCTTGCCGGGGCCTTGTCAACCTGTTTGCTTCGGGGCCAGAGGTGTAG
- the LOC8076237 gene encoding uncharacterized protein LOC8076237 — MATGSVAPSPTQASSNVSRPTIPTGLVPVAVLLAAAAVLLALLPSLAQAVWEVPHLFLLGAVISFGVFTQRNNDADGNGNAAGAKRSSLAWNARYHPADDPLVVIADHHAVPSDEDDDGGLEGARRERPLSLPVRRLKPASASASASAAQESETGGDASCGGFGEETDSCASSSGFWAGARAVPSPPSVLDADLDFSPCSQPPQSERPFFVQHSANRSRGSNAATPTPTPTPASTVPRGFVQGYQYHPSAPGDQPLSDDGEVTDWDDEDAADGSDIEMTPVSSERSVRGDDFAACDDDHNDGDGDGDDTSVDEELLKLAAKAEPDGEEEVDRKADEFIAKFREQIRLQRH, encoded by the coding sequence ATGGCCACCGGCAGCGTAGCCCCAAGCCCCACGCAAGCCAGCAGCAATGTCTCACGGCCGACGATCCCCACAGGCCTCGTGCCCGTGGCCGTGcttctcgccgccgccgccgtcctcctCGCGCTGCTGCCGTCGCTGGCCCAGGCGGTGTGGGAGGTGCCGCACCTCTTCCTCCTAGGCGCCGTCATCTCCTTCGGCGTCTTCACGCAGAGGAACAACGACGCCGATGGCAACGGCAATGCCGCCGGCGCCAAGCGCAGCTCGCTGGCGTGGAACGCGCGGTACCACCCCGCCGACGACCCCCTCGTCGTGATCGCTGATCATCACGCGGTGCCGagcgacgaggacgacgacggcggtCTGGAAGGCGCACGACGGGAGAGGCCGCTTTCCTTGCCGGTGCGGAGGCTGAAGCCTGCGTCTGCGTCTGCGTCTGCGTCTGCGGCGCAGGAGTCCGAAACCGGCGGCGACGCCAGCTGTGGTGGTTTCGGCGAAGAGACGGATAGCTGCGCGTCGTCGTCAGGGTTTTGGGCCGGCGCGCGCGCCGTCCCTTCGCCGCCCTCTGTTCTCGACGCCGACCTGGACTTCTCTCCGTGCTCACAGCCGCCACAGTCTGAACGGCCGTTCTTTGTCCAACACAGCGCCAACAGGTCCCGTGGGTCCAATGccgcgacgccgacgccgacgccgacgccggcgTCCACCGTCCCGAGGGGCTTCGTGCAGGGGTACCAGTACCATCCTTCGGCGCCCGGCGACCAGCCGTTGagtgacgacggcgaggtcaCCGACTGGGACGATGAGGACGCCGCCGACGGTTCCGATATTGAGATGACACCCGTGTCGTCAGAAAGGTCGGTCCGTGGCGACGACTTCGCCGCTTGTGACGACGATCAtaacgacggcgacggcgacggcgacgacacGTCCGTGGATGAAGAGCTTCTGAAGCTGGCGGCGAAGGCGGAGCCGGACGGGGAGGAGGAAGTGGACAGGAAGGCCGACGAGTTCATCGCCAAGTTCAGAGAGCAGATCAGGCTGCAGAGGCACTAG
- the LOC8076238 gene encoding putative kinase-like protein TMKL1 has protein sequence MEMAGAAEADTPSKEPVRTGRSNTILLPIVGILFAYLLYRFLRPRLRGLRLDRHVPSWVRMPAWLRRRAPISGSTVLPYFAPIADRLGALPYLGPFADRLGVGPHHQGTAQALVKFPGGEALSVAAILEAPGEVVAKSAHSTLYRAAMRSGEAAVLLRFVRPACAVGAEEAYAAARRIGAVSHPNLVPLRAVYVGPRGEKLLVHPFYAAGSLHRFLQEGIVESHRWNIVCNLSLGIAKGLDHLHTGLDKPMVHGNLKTSNVLLDASYECKLSDYSLYVLLNPAAAQEMLEASAAQGYKAPELIKMRDATRESDVYSLGVVLLELLAQKESSSDDGRPNPRDILLPASFKNLVLERKISDAFSSDLARHCKRSGKEKNLNAFFELATACCSPSPSLRPNTRQILKRLEEIAR, from the exons ATGGAGATGGCGGGGGCGGCCGAGGCGGACACGCCGTCCAAGGAACCCGTGCGGACGGGGCGGAGCAACACCATCCTGCTACCCATCGTCGGCATCCTCTTCGCCTACCTCCTCTACCGCTTCCTCCGCCCGCGCCTCCGGGGTCTGCGCCTCGACCGCCACGTCCCGTCGTGGGTCCGCATGCCCGCCTggctccgccgccgcgcgcccaTCAGCGGGAGCACCGTGCTGCCCTACTTCGCGCCCATCGCCGACCGCCTCGGCGCGCTCCCTTACCTCGGCCCCTTCGCCGACCGCCTCGGCGTCGGCCCGCACCACCAGGGCACCGCCCAGGCGCTCGTCAAGTTCCCCGGCGGGGAGGCGCTGTCGGTGGCCGCCATCCTCGAGGCGCCAGGGGAGGTGGTCGCCAAGTCCGCGCACAGCACGCTGTACCGCGCCGCCATGCGATCCGGGGAGGCCGCCGTGCTGCTCCGCTTCGTGCGCCCCGCCTGCGCCGTCGGAGCAGAGGAGGCATACGCCGCCGCGCGACGGATCGGCGCCGTCAGCCACCCCAACCTCGTGCCGCTCCGCGCGGTGTACGTCGGCCCGAGAGGCGAGAAGCTGCTCGTCCACCCTTTCTACGCCGCCGGCTCGCTCCACCGCTTCTTGCAAG AGGGAATCGTGGAGTCGCACAGATGGAACATAGTTTGCAACCTTTCTCTTGGCATTGCCAAGGGACTGGATCACCTGCACACAGGCTTAGACAAGCCGATGGTCCATGGCAACCTCAAGACAAGCAACGTTCTTCTCGACGCCAGCTACGAGTGCAAGTTATCGGACTACAGCCTCTACGTCCTGCTGAACCCCGCCGCCGCGCAGGAGATGCTGGAGGCCTCGGCGGCGCAGGGGTACAAGGCGCCCGAGCTGATCAAGATGCGGGACGCCACGCGCGAGAGCGACGTCTACAGCCTCGGAGTGGTGCTGCTCGAGCTGCTGGCGCAGAAGGAGTCATCATCCGATGACGGGCGGCCGAACCCGCGGGACATCCTCCTCCCGGCCTCCTTCAAGAACCTGGTCCTGGAGCGGAAGATCTCCGACGCGTTCAGCTCTGACCTCGCCAGGCACTGCAAGAGGTCCGGGAAGGAGAAGAACCTGAACGCGTTCTTCGAGCTCGCCACGGCCTGCTGTTCCCCGTCGCCGTCGTTGAGACCCAACACGAGGCAGATTCTCAAGAGGCTCGAGGAGATCGCGAGATGA
- the LOC110434538 gene encoding cationic amino acid transporter 9, chloroplastic-like — MEEANDHRSSSTAGRPFLSGFCAAALRRKPLGAHGSAAATGEGLVRQLGAVELVLLGIGASIGAGIFVVTGTVARDAGPEAVQ; from the exons ATGGAGGAAGCCAACGACCACAGGTCCTCCTCCACCGCCGGCCGCCCCTTCCTCTCTGGCTTCTGCGCCGCGGCGCTCCGCCGCAAGCCCCTCGGCGCCCACggctccgccgccgccaccggcgaGGGCCTCGTGCGGCAGCTCGGCGCCGTTGAGCTCGTGCTGCTCGGGATCGGTGCGTCCATCGGCGCCGGCATATTTGTCGTCACTGGCACCGTCGCCCGCGACGCCGGCCCAG AAGCAGTGCAATGA